A window of Candidatus Pantoea floridensis contains these coding sequences:
- the tgt gene encoding tRNA guanosine(34) transglycosylase Tgt translates to MKFELDTTDGRARRGRLVFDRGVVETPAFMPVGTYGTVKGMTPEEVKETGAQILLGNTFHLWLRPGQEIMKLHGDLHDFMNWQGPILTDSGGFQVFSLGDIRKITEAGVHFRNPINGDPIFLDPEKSMEIQFDLGSDVVMIFDECTPYPADWDYAKRSMEMSLRWAQRSRDRFDSLGNKNALFGIIQGGVYEDLRDVSVKGLVEIGFDGYAVGGLAVGEPKEDMHRILEHVCPQIPQDKPRYLMGVGKPEDLVEGVRRGIDMFDCVMPTRNARNGHLFVTDGVVKIRNAKYKDDTATLDAECDCYTCRNYSRAYLHHLDRCNEILGARLNTIHNLRYYQRLMAGLRNAIEEGKLEHFVSEFYQRTGKAVPPLNV, encoded by the coding sequence GTGAAATTTGAATTAGATACTACCGACGGGCGCGCGCGCCGTGGCCGTCTGGTCTTTGATCGTGGCGTTGTCGAAACCCCGGCCTTTATGCCCGTCGGCACCTACGGCACGGTAAAAGGCATGACGCCGGAAGAAGTGAAAGAGACCGGCGCACAGATCCTGCTGGGCAACACCTTCCACCTGTGGCTGCGCCCAGGCCAGGAGATCATGAAGCTGCACGGCGATCTGCACGATTTCATGAACTGGCAGGGCCCAATCCTCACTGATTCCGGCGGCTTTCAGGTATTCAGCCTTGGCGACATCCGTAAGATCACTGAAGCGGGCGTGCACTTCCGTAACCCGATCAACGGCGACCCGATTTTCCTCGATCCGGAAAAATCGATGGAGATTCAGTTCGACCTCGGTTCTGACGTGGTGATGATTTTCGACGAATGTACGCCTTATCCTGCCGATTGGGATTATGCCAAGCGTTCAATGGAGATGTCGCTGCGCTGGGCACAACGCAGCCGCGACCGTTTTGATTCGCTCGGCAACAAAAATGCGCTGTTCGGCATTATTCAGGGCGGTGTTTACGAAGATTTACGAGATGTCTCGGTTAAAGGTCTGGTAGAGATTGGCTTTGATGGGTACGCTGTGGGCGGCCTGGCGGTGGGTGAACCTAAAGAGGACATGCACCGTATCCTGGAGCACGTCTGTCCGCAAATTCCGCAAGACAAACCGCGTTATTTGATGGGCGTCGGCAAGCCAGAAGATCTGGTGGAGGGCGTTCGCCGCGGTATCGATATGTTTGACTGCGTTATGCCAACGCGCAATGCGCGTAACGGTCATCTGTTTGTTACCGATGGCGTGGTGAAAATTCGTAATGCCAAGTATAAAGATGACACCGCAACGCTTGATGCTGAGTGTGATTGTTACACCTGTCGCAATTATAGCCGTGCCTACTTGCATCATCTTGATCGCTGTAACGAAATACTGGGCGCACGCCTGAATACGATTCACAATCTGCGCTATTACCAGCGTTTGATGGCAGGTTTACGCAATGCCATCGAAGAGGGTAAATTAGAGCACTTTGTTAGCGAGTTCTACCAACGGACGGGGAAAGCGGTTCCTCCGCTGAACGTCTGA
- the queA gene encoding tRNA preQ1(34) S-adenosylmethionine ribosyltransferase-isomerase QueA, giving the protein MRVADFTFELPESLIAHYPQAQRSGCRLLSLDGPSGALSHGVFTDVMDKLNPGDLLVFNNTRVIPARVFGRKASGGKIEMLVERMLDDKRVLAHVRASKAPKPGAELLLGDDESVKATMVARHDTLFEIAFEDDRAVLDILNSVGHMPLPPYIDRPDEDADRELYQTVYGVRPGAVAAPTAGLHFDEPLLEALKAKGVEMAFVTLHVGAGTFQPVRVETIEDHIMHAEYAEVPQDVVDAVLACKARGNKVVAVGTTSVRSLESAAKASQDALIAPFFDDTQIFIYPGYHYQVIDALITNFHLPESTLIMLVSAFAGYQHTKAAYHSAVAEQYRFFSYGDAMYITRNPQAPDESVGA; this is encoded by the coding sequence ATGCGCGTAGCCGATTTTACCTTTGAGTTGCCTGAATCCTTAATCGCCCATTATCCGCAGGCGCAGCGAAGCGGTTGTCGCTTGCTGTCGCTGGATGGCCCAAGCGGTGCGTTAAGCCACGGCGTATTTACTGACGTGATGGATAAGCTCAATCCGGGCGATCTGCTGGTGTTCAATAACACCCGCGTGATTCCGGCGCGCGTCTTTGGCCGTAAAGCCAGCGGCGGGAAAATCGAGATGTTGGTTGAGCGCATGCTGGACGATAAACGCGTGCTGGCGCACGTGCGCGCCTCGAAAGCGCCAAAGCCAGGCGCAGAGTTACTGCTTGGCGATGACGAAAGCGTCAAAGCAACGATGGTGGCGCGTCATGACACGCTGTTTGAAATTGCCTTTGAAGACGATCGCGCGGTGCTGGATATTCTTAACAGCGTCGGCCATATGCCGCTGCCGCCGTATATCGATCGTCCGGATGAAGATGCCGATCGCGAGCTGTACCAAACCGTGTATGGCGTGCGCCCGGGTGCTGTCGCCGCGCCAACCGCCGGTTTGCACTTCGACGAACCGCTGCTGGAGGCGCTGAAAGCCAAAGGCGTGGAGATGGCGTTTGTCACGCTGCACGTTGGTGCCGGTACCTTCCAGCCGGTGCGCGTGGAAACCATCGAAGATCACATCATGCACGCTGAATACGCCGAAGTGCCGCAGGATGTAGTCGATGCCGTGCTGGCGTGTAAAGCGCGCGGCAATAAAGTGGTTGCCGTGGGCACCACCTCGGTAAGGTCGCTGGAGAGCGCGGCGAAGGCCAGCCAGGACGCGCTGATTGCACCGTTCTTCGATGACACGCAGATTTTTATCTATCCCGGCTATCACTATCAGGTGATTGATGCGCTGATCACCAATTTCCATCTGCCGGAATCGACCCTGATTATGCTGGTATCGGCCTTTGCCGGTTATCAACACACCAAGGCGGCTTATCACAGCGCGGTGGCAGAGCAGTACCGTTTCTTTAGCTACGGGGATGCGATGTACATCACCCGTAATCCACAAGCACCTGACGAAAGTGTCGGGGCATAA
- a CDS encoding ACP phosphodiesterase — MNFLAHLHLAQLANSSLLGNLMADFVRGNVQSQWPAPVVDGIAMHRRIDVLTDNLPEVRIARELFRPETRRVAPITLDVIWDHFLALHWDKFHPTQSLVAFTAAAERDIVPQLAGTPEGFIELNAVMWRERWFEHYAEPTRLARVLSGMAHRRPRLAALRDSYQDFVDHYDQLEPLFFQFYPRLMADARAQRL, encoded by the coding sequence ATGAACTTTCTCGCTCACCTTCACCTGGCGCAGCTGGCAAACAGCTCACTGCTGGGCAATCTCATGGCCGACTTCGTGCGCGGCAACGTGCAATCGCAATGGCCTGCTCCCGTGGTGGATGGCATTGCCATGCATCGCCGCATCGACGTATTGACCGACAATCTGCCCGAAGTGCGTATTGCTCGAGAACTGTTTCGCCCTGAAACGCGCCGCGTGGCGCCGATCACGCTGGATGTGATTTGGGATCATTTCCTTGCGCTGCATTGGGATAAATTTCACCCTACGCAATCGCTGGTCGCATTCACCGCCGCGGCCGAGCGCGACATCGTGCCGCAGCTGGCGGGTACGCCGGAAGGCTTTATCGAGCTAAACGCGGTGATGTGGCGCGAGCGCTGGTTTGAGCATTACGCTGAGCCGACGCGGCTGGCGCGCGTATTAAGCGGCATGGCGCATCGCCGTCCACGCCTGGCGGCGTTACGCGATTCCTATCAGGATTTTGTCGATCACTACGATCAACTTGAACCGCTTTTCTTCCAGTTTTATCCCCGCCTGATGGCCGACGCGCGCGCGCAGCGACTGTAA
- a CDS encoding inositol monophosphatase family protein: MSSASLTELDARYQFARDVAKAAASRALSWYQQRHQLVIEHKKNLQDVVSEADRNVEELVKHLINERFPEDAVLGEESGGETANARFIWVIDPIDGTSSFLNGLHNWCVSLAVVCENEPVIGVVCDPNHQETFHACRGKGAWVNDQRIHAHGAQRLDQGVLGLSSSNSQPIEPLTRFIGALLTQGGMFIRNGSGALMSAWAAAGRLIGYYEAHMNPWDGLPGIVLMREAGGITNDYLSHDGLQHGNPVLLANAVIYPQLKALLPAHQSL, from the coding sequence ATGTCATCAGCTTCGCTTACCGAACTCGACGCTCGTTATCAATTCGCCCGCGATGTGGCGAAAGCCGCCGCCAGTCGCGCCTTATCCTGGTATCAGCAACGCCATCAGTTAGTGATTGAGCATAAAAAGAATCTGCAGGATGTTGTGAGCGAGGCGGATCGTAACGTGGAGGAGCTGGTCAAGCACCTGATCAATGAACGCTTTCCTGAGGATGCGGTGCTCGGTGAAGAGAGCGGTGGTGAAACCGCTAACGCACGTTTCATCTGGGTGATTGATCCCATCGACGGCACCAGCAGCTTCCTCAATGGGCTCCACAACTGGTGCGTTTCGCTGGCAGTGGTGTGCGAAAACGAACCGGTGATTGGTGTGGTATGCGATCCTAATCATCAGGAAACCTTTCATGCCTGCCGTGGTAAAGGGGCGTGGGTCAATGACCAACGCATCCATGCGCATGGCGCGCAGCGGCTCGATCAAGGCGTGCTTGGCCTTAGCAGTTCGAACAGCCAACCGATTGAACCTCTTACCCGGTTTATTGGCGCACTCCTGACGCAGGGCGGAATGTTTATCCGTAATGGTTCCGGTGCGTTAATGAGCGCCTGGGCGGCTGCCGGTCGCCTGATCGGTTACTACGAAGCACATATGAATCCGTGGGATGGCTTGCCAGGCATTGTCCTGATGCGCGAAGCGGGTGGGATCACCAACGATTACCTTAGCCACGACGGACTTCAGCACGGCAACCCTGTTCTGCTGGCGAATGCGGTCATTTACCCCCAGCTGAAAGCGCTGCTGCCTGCGCACCAGAGCCTGTGA
- a CDS encoding histidine-type phosphatase: MARLFLALIFCLLATQAAADERYQLEKVVEISRHGVRPPTPGNRKEIEAATARSWPQWNTADGDLTGHGYAAVVNKGRWQGEHYRQLGLLTTGCPDSAQIYVRASPLQRTRATADALVDGAFPGCGVQIHHVDGDIDPLFQSNKLPFAELDPTQEKEAIAARAGDLAALQRRLQPEVQQLKQAVCSSDCAFFDRPWQLRQTKSGHTYVQGLSVLASMVETLRLGWSENLPLSQLAWGNITSARQISALLPLLTTNYDLSNDVPYIAQKRGSILLDAIVKGLDNRADSPNTRWLLLVAHDTNIAMLRTLMHFSWQLPGYARGNIPPGSSLVFERWRDTTDNTRFLRIYFQAQSLDDLRHLTPIDSQHPLLRAEWHQQNCRETKVGTLCPYQSTLQQLNQAIDRHALSTVDYPQP; the protein is encoded by the coding sequence ATGGCACGCTTGTTTCTCGCCTTGATCTTCTGCTTGCTGGCGACGCAGGCAGCCGCCGACGAGCGCTATCAGTTGGAAAAAGTGGTAGAGATCAGCCGCCACGGCGTCAGGCCCCCGACGCCAGGCAATCGCAAAGAGATTGAAGCCGCAACGGCACGGAGTTGGCCGCAGTGGAATACCGCTGATGGCGATCTCACCGGGCATGGCTATGCGGCAGTTGTGAATAAAGGGCGCTGGCAAGGCGAGCACTATCGCCAACTCGGGCTGCTAACCACCGGTTGTCCGGATAGTGCGCAGATCTACGTGCGTGCCAGCCCTCTGCAGCGCACGCGCGCCACCGCCGATGCGCTGGTAGACGGCGCCTTTCCGGGCTGCGGCGTTCAGATCCATCATGTGGATGGCGATATCGATCCGTTATTCCAAAGTAATAAGCTGCCGTTCGCGGAGCTCGATCCCACGCAGGAAAAAGAGGCCATTGCCGCGAGAGCGGGTGATCTTGCAGCGTTACAACGGCGTTTACAGCCCGAAGTTCAGCAATTGAAACAGGCCGTCTGCAGTAGCGATTGCGCCTTTTTTGATCGACCCTGGCAACTGCGGCAGACCAAAAGCGGCCACACTTATGTGCAGGGTTTGAGCGTGCTGGCGAGCATGGTGGAAACGCTACGGCTCGGCTGGAGCGAGAATTTGCCGCTCAGCCAGCTGGCGTGGGGAAACATCACCTCGGCGCGGCAAATCAGCGCCCTGCTGCCGTTGCTCACCACCAATTACGATCTCAGCAATGACGTGCCCTACATCGCCCAAAAGCGCGGTTCAATCCTGCTCGATGCGATTGTAAAAGGGTTAGATAACCGCGCTGATTCGCCAAATACCCGCTGGCTGCTGCTGGTCGCGCATGATACCAACATTGCTATGCTACGCACGCTGATGCATTTCAGCTGGCAGCTGCCCGGCTATGCGCGCGGCAATATTCCGCCCGGCAGCAGTTTAGTATTCGAGCGCTGGCGGGACACCACCGATAACACGCGTTTCCTGCGTATCTATTTTCAGGCACAAAGCCTGGACGATCTGCGCCATCTCACGCCGATCGATTCACAACATCCGTTACTACGCGCAGAGTGGCATCAGCAAAACTGTCGTGAAACCAAGGTGGGTACGCTTTGCCCTTATCAATCAACCCTGCAACAGTTGAACCAAGCCATCGATCGCCATGCATTAAGTACGGTGGATTACCCTCAACCCTAA
- a CDS encoding acyltransferase family protein, whose translation MTATASHRYRADIDGLRAVAIILMVLFHSGVATRHGGFIGVDVFFVISGFLIGGIISTEIAEGRFSFYQFYLRRIRRIAPALFFMMTILLLLGFILLSPLEFSQLAKYSVAVFISVPNRLLLKSGDYF comes from the coding sequence ATGACTGCGACTGCCTCTCACCGCTATCGGGCGGACATCGACGGCCTGCGTGCCGTGGCCATTATCCTGATGGTACTGTTTCATTCCGGCGTCGCCACGCGGCATGGCGGCTTTATCGGTGTTGATGTGTTTTTTGTTATCTCTGGCTTTTTAATTGGCGGGATTATTAGTACAGAAATAGCCGAAGGGCGTTTCTCGTTTTATCAATTCTATTTGCGCCGTATTCGTCGTATCGCCCCTGCGCTATTTTTTATGATGACGATATTGCTGCTGCTCGGATTTATTCTGCTTTCACCGCTGGAGTTCAGCCAGCTGGCGAAATACAGCGTGGCGGTATTTATCTCCGTGCCCAATAGGTTATTGCTGAAAAGCGGTGACTATTTTTAG
- the proY gene encoding proline-specific permease ProY — translation MQETNKLKRGLSTRHIRFMALGSAIGTGLFYGSADAIKMAGPSVLLAYIIGGAVAYIIMRALGEMSVNNPQASSFSRYAQDYLGPLAGYITGWTYCFEILIVAIADVTAFGIYMGVWFPEVPHWIWVLSVVLIIGAINLMSVKVFGEVEFWFSFFKVATIIIMIIAGFGMIFWGIGNGGQPTGIHNLWTNGGFFAHGIVGMLLSLQMVMFAYGGIEIIGITAGEADDPKTSIPRAINSVPMRILVFYVGTLFVIMSIYPWNQVGTSGSPFVLTFQHLGIAAAASILNFVVLTASLSAINSDVFGVGRMLHGMAQQGHAPKVFQKISKRGIPWVTVVVMMLAMLVAVYLNYLMPEKVFLVIASLATFATVWVWIMILLSQIAFRRKIGKEEAGKLQFAMPGGSATAWFGVLFLAFIIGLIGYFPDTRVSLYVGFAWIVLLLLAWPLVKKHKR, via the coding sequence ATGCAAGAAACCAATAAGCTCAAACGCGGACTGAGCACGCGCCACATTCGCTTTATGGCGCTGGGATCGGCAATTGGTACTGGGCTGTTTTACGGCTCGGCTGATGCCATCAAAATGGCGGGCCCTAGCGTGCTGCTGGCGTACATCATCGGCGGTGCGGTGGCGTACATCATCATGCGCGCGCTGGGTGAGATGTCGGTGAACAATCCGCAGGCCAGCTCCTTCTCGCGCTATGCGCAGGACTATCTCGGCCCGCTGGCGGGGTACATCACCGGTTGGACCTACTGCTTTGAAATCCTGATTGTGGCGATTGCCGACGTAACGGCTTTTGGTATCTACATGGGCGTGTGGTTCCCCGAGGTGCCGCACTGGATATGGGTGCTGAGCGTGGTGCTGATTATCGGTGCCATTAATCTGATGAGTGTGAAAGTGTTTGGCGAAGTGGAGTTCTGGTTCTCGTTCTTCAAAGTCGCCACCATCATCATTATGATCATCGCGGGCTTCGGCATGATTTTCTGGGGGATTGGCAACGGTGGGCAGCCGACCGGTATTCACAATCTCTGGACGAACGGCGGCTTCTTCGCCCACGGCATCGTTGGCATGCTGCTTTCGCTGCAGATGGTAATGTTTGCCTACGGCGGCATTGAGATTATCGGCATCACGGCCGGTGAAGCCGACGATCCAAAGACCTCAATTCCACGCGCCATCAACTCGGTACCGATGCGTATCCTGGTGTTTTATGTCGGCACGCTGTTCGTGATCATGTCGATTTATCCGTGGAACCAGGTTGGCACCTCAGGCAGCCCGTTTGTGCTGACCTTCCAGCATTTGGGCATTGCCGCCGCGGCCTCGATCCTTAACTTCGTGGTGCTGACGGCGTCGCTGTCAGCGATTAACAGCGATGTGTTTGGCGTAGGGCGTATGCTGCACGGCATGGCGCAGCAGGGCCACGCACCAAAGGTGTTCCAGAAGATCTCTAAGCGTGGCATTCCGTGGGTCACTGTTGTGGTGATGATGCTGGCGATGCTGGTTGCGGTGTATCTGAATTACCTGATGCCCGAAAAAGTGTTCCTGGTGATCGCCTCGCTGGCGACCTTTGCCACCGTTTGGGTGTGGATCATGATTCTGCTGTCGCAGATCGCTTTCCGCCGCAAGATTGGCAAAGAAGAAGCCGGTAAGTTGCAGTTTGCCATGCCGGGCGGCAGCGCCACGGCGTGGTTCGGCGTGCTGTTCCTGGCGTTTATCATCGGGTTGATTGGTTATTTCCCGGATACGCGCGTGTCGCTGTATGTCGGTTTCGCGTGGATTGTGTTGCTGTTACTGGCGTGGCCGCTGGTGAAAAAGCATAAGCGCTGA
- the brnQ gene encoding branched-chain amino acid transporter carrier protein BrnQ encodes MTHRLTSKDILALGFMTFALFVGAGNIIFPPMVGIQSGEHVWVAALGFLITAVGLPVITVIALARVGGGIDALSSPIGKAAGLLLATVCYLAVGPLFATPRTATVSFAVGIAPLTGDGAMPLFIYSLIYFALVIGISLYPGKLLDTVGHFLAPLKILALIVLGVAVLIWPAGGLSPATEEYQRAAFSSGFVNGYLTMDTLGALVFGIVIVNAARSRGVEDAKLLTRYTMLAGIIAGIGLTLIYLTLFKLGNDSGALVAQSANGAEILHAYVQQTFGGMGSFFLAALIFVACMVTAVGLTCACAEFFAQYLPLSYKTLVFILGLFSMVVSNLGLSHLIQISIPVLTAIYPPCIVLVVLSFTLKWWNKSTRIIAPTMLISLLFGVVDAIKTTSFKDVLPLFSQHLPLADQGLSWLPPSLAMLVIAAVVDRAKGREQVAVHQ; translated from the coding sequence ATGACACACCGTTTAACCTCCAAGGATATCCTGGCGCTGGGCTTTATGACGTTTGCCCTGTTCGTTGGCGCAGGAAATATTATCTTCCCACCGATGGTGGGTATTCAGTCTGGCGAACACGTTTGGGTGGCTGCTCTCGGCTTCCTGATCACTGCTGTAGGTCTTCCGGTGATCACCGTTATTGCGCTGGCGCGCGTTGGCGGCGGCATTGATGCGCTGAGCTCACCGATTGGTAAAGCGGCTGGTTTGCTGCTGGCAACCGTCTGCTACCTGGCCGTTGGACCGCTATTTGCGACTCCGCGTACGGCCACCGTCTCCTTTGCCGTGGGTATTGCTCCGCTGACTGGCGATGGCGCCATGCCGCTGTTTATCTACAGCCTGATTTACTTCGCGCTGGTGATCGGCATTTCGCTTTATCCGGGCAAATTGCTGGATACCGTGGGCCATTTCCTCGCACCGCTGAAAATTCTGGCACTGATTGTACTTGGCGTTGCCGTACTGATCTGGCCAGCTGGCGGCCTGTCGCCGGCCACTGAAGAGTATCAGCGTGCGGCTTTCTCCAGCGGTTTCGTCAACGGTTATCTGACCATGGATACGCTGGGCGCACTGGTGTTCGGTATCGTCATCGTCAATGCGGCGCGTTCACGCGGTGTTGAAGATGCCAAATTGCTGACGCGCTACACCATGCTGGCTGGCATCATCGCGGGTATCGGTTTAACGCTGATTTATCTGACGCTGTTCAAACTCGGCAACGATAGCGGTGCATTGGTGGCGCAGAGCGCCAACGGTGCAGAGATTCTGCATGCTTACGTACAGCAGACGTTCGGCGGCATGGGCAGCTTCTTCCTTGCGGCGCTGATCTTCGTGGCCTGCATGGTGACGGCGGTTGGACTGACCTGCGCTTGTGCAGAATTCTTTGCGCAATACCTGCCACTGTCGTATAAAACGCTGGTATTTATTTTGGGTCTGTTCTCCATGGTGGTGTCGAATCTCGGCCTGAGCCATCTGATTCAGATCTCGATTCCGGTGCTGACGGCGATTTATCCGCCATGCATCGTGCTGGTGGTATTGAGTTTCACCCTGAAATGGTGGAATAAAAGCACGCGTATCATTGCGCCGACCATGCTGATAAGCCTGCTTTTCGGTGTCGTGGATGCGATTAAAACTACCAGCTTTAAAGATGTGCTGCCGCTGTTCAGCCAGCATCTGCCGCTGGCCGATCAGGGGCTCTCCTGGTTGCCGCCGTCACTGGCGATGCTGGTGATTGCCGCAGTGGTCGATCGGGCCAAAGGACGTGAACAGGTCGCTGTGCATCAGTAA
- a CDS encoding cobalamin-independent methionine synthase II family protein: MPAQAPFRADTVGSFLRPAAIKQAREQFAKGEINADQLRQVEDREIRNVVEQQRANGLQIVTDGEFRRAWWHFDFFGDLLGVELFEAEQGIQFNGVQTKAHGVKVTGKVAFNPHHPMLDHFRFLQSIAGDAVAKMTIPSPSVLHFRGGRKVIDATVYPDLKQYFADLAQTYKDAIKAFYDAGCRYLQLDDTVWAYLCSTEQQQQIRERGEDPQELARIYAHVLNSALEGKPADLTVGLHVCRGNFRSTWISEGGYEPVAEVLFGGVNIDAFYLEYDNERSGGFEPLRFLKPGHQQVVLGLITTKTGELEDAQQVKARLQEASQFVSLEQICLSPQCGFASTEEGNSLSEAQQWQKIRLVVDIAKSVW, translated from the coding sequence ATGCCAGCTCAAGCCCCGTTCCGTGCCGATACCGTGGGAAGTTTCTTGCGTCCTGCCGCTATCAAGCAGGCGCGCGAGCAGTTCGCCAAAGGTGAAATCAATGCTGACCAACTGCGTCAGGTTGAAGACCGTGAAATCCGCAATGTCGTCGAGCAGCAGCGCGCCAATGGCCTGCAAATCGTTACCGATGGTGAATTCCGTCGTGCATGGTGGCACTTCGATTTCTTCGGCGATCTGCTCGGCGTTGAGCTGTTCGAGGCGGAGCAGGGCATTCAATTCAATGGCGTACAGACCAAAGCCCACGGCGTGAAAGTCACCGGCAAAGTGGCTTTTAATCCGCATCACCCAATGCTGGATCACTTCCGTTTCCTGCAAAGCATTGCGGGCGATGCGGTGGCGAAGATGACCATTCCGAGCCCAAGCGTGCTGCACTTCCGCGGCGGCCGTAAGGTGATTGATGCCACGGTTTATCCCGACCTTAAGCAATACTTCGCCGATCTGGCGCAAACCTACAAAGATGCTATCAAAGCGTTTTACGACGCAGGCTGCCGTTATTTGCAGCTGGATGACACGGTATGGGCCTATCTGTGCTCTACCGAACAGCAGCAGCAGATCCGTGAACGGGGTGAAGATCCACAGGAACTGGCGCGCATCTACGCTCACGTACTGAACAGCGCGCTGGAAGGCAAACCAGCAGATCTGACCGTTGGGCTGCATGTGTGTCGCGGCAACTTCCGTTCAACCTGGATCTCTGAAGGCGGCTATGAACCGGTGGCCGAAGTGCTGTTTGGCGGGGTAAATATTGATGCCTTCTATCTGGAGTATGATAACGAGCGTTCGGGTGGCTTTGAACCGTTGCGCTTCCTCAAGCCAGGCCATCAGCAGGTGGTTCTCGGGCTGATCACCACCAAAACCGGCGAGCTGGAAGACGCGCAGCAGGTGAAAGCACGTCTGCAGGAAGCGTCGCAGTTCGTAAGCCTGGAGCAGATTTGCCTGAGCCCACAGTGTGGTTTTGCCTCAACGGAAGAGGGGAACAGCCTGAGCGAAGCGCAGCAGTGGCAGAAGATTCGTCTGGTGGTCGATATCGCCAAAAGCGTTTGGTGA
- a CDS encoding PstS family phosphate ABC transporter substrate-binding protein, translating into MKSLLLSCLLLCSALAHAQQTMLTGNLSSVGSDTLGYLMTLWGEDFSRQSPGVNVQVQAAGSSTAPTALAAGAAQLGAMSRPMQSDERQLFIARYGYPPLAVPVAMDALVVVVNQDNPLSHIAPQQLDALFSITRLCGAQQVPQHWGDLGLSRGAWTTRSIQRYGRNSASGTWGFFKQQALCNGDFRADVAEFPGSAAVVQAVAATPNSIGYASFGFHLSGVKMLPVDTPAGESVMPDAESIRSGRYPWSRPLYIYVNKAPGKPLPPLVNAFLHQVLSPQGQRRVSEAGYLPLSDSQMAQSRAAIEGN; encoded by the coding sequence ATGAAATCGCTGTTGCTCTCCTGCTTGCTGCTTTGCTCTGCTTTAGCGCACGCCCAACAAACTATGCTGACGGGCAATCTCAGCAGCGTGGGATCGGATACGCTAGGTTACCTGATGACGTTGTGGGGGGAAGATTTCAGCCGCCAGTCACCGGGTGTGAACGTGCAGGTACAGGCGGCGGGATCCTCAACGGCGCCTACCGCACTGGCGGCGGGAGCGGCGCAGCTGGGGGCAATGAGCCGTCCGATGCAGAGTGATGAACGTCAGCTGTTTATCGCCCGCTACGGCTACCCGCCGCTGGCGGTTCCGGTGGCGATGGATGCGCTGGTGGTGGTCGTTAATCAGGACAATCCGCTGTCGCACATCGCGCCGCAGCAGCTTGATGCGCTGTTTTCCATTACCCGACTGTGTGGCGCGCAACAGGTGCCGCAGCACTGGGGCGATCTCGGCTTGAGTCGCGGCGCATGGACGACGCGCAGCATTCAGCGCTACGGCCGCAACTCCGCTTCAGGCACCTGGGGCTTTTTTAAGCAGCAGGCGCTGTGTAACGGCGATTTTCGGGCGGATGTCGCTGAATTTCCCGGTTCCGCAGCGGTGGTACAGGCCGTCGCCGCCACACCGAACAGCATTGGCTACGCTAGCTTTGGCTTTCATCTCAGCGGTGTGAAAATGCTGCCGGTGGATACGCCGGCGGGCGAAAGCGTGATGCCGGATGCCGAATCCATTCGTAGCGGCCGTTATCCGTGGTCGCGTCCGCTGTATATCTACGTGAATAAAGCGCCGGGCAAACCCTTACCGCCGCTGGTCAATGCCTTCCTGCATCAGGTGCTATCACCACAAGGACAGCGGCGGGTGAGCGAAGCCGGTTATCTGCCGTTATCGGACAGCCAAATGGCACAGTCGCGTGCCGCCATTGAAGGAAATTGA